A window of Dysgonomonadaceae bacterium PH5-43 contains these coding sequences:
- a CDS encoding hypothetical protein (product_source=Hypo-rule applied; cath_funfam=2.60.120.260; pfam=PF00754,PF13402,PF17291; smart=SM01276; superfamily=49785): MKITPKSGSASSYQSGEEIAKAFDGDMSTIYHSSWGSTTFPVTLQFNLPDNSDVDYLIYHPRSSGHNGLFKEAEIFYKLASGDEVSYKTIDFGGSNSATKVSFPSTLTNVEYVKFVVNSGAGDGKGFASCAEMEFYQYNQNDVDLSAYFVDDLYTDVKPGITLENVMAADIPLFFKVLAKEQLEGNYPQTRIREYEAYRPYGDLQKEFKTSTYNQYENPTGIFAEAGKQMAVFVADTKDESITITIRDWNTNQQTTYALSTGINFITPSMSGNSYLNYYTSNYETAEPIKMHIYGGKDNGVFYGQGISTNEDWKSLLANASSDYIDMVGKNVNLAYYIPELKKQCPDTGVELINVYDEMISHQYDLMGLYKYERVPKNHMFGRNTLDGFMSAGGVGANFQYGTLNTIGNFEKIVKGGNSWGIAHEFGHVNQVRPGLRWVGTVECTNNIYSSYTQYMLQKKYSTFDLRLEHENCRALEGGSNVIGGRFNAHLNNGVLKGEKWLYQWGPDGGSDPFVKLVPLWQLNLYFKIADTEWRKEDWYGDICEEVRLQSDAGLVNGDHQINFMMRACKYTQTDLTEFFEKAGMLKPISEVIDDYGESSLIITEEMCQKVKDYVAANPTWKKPAGVINYISGMTVGIYETKAEVTGVLNEGITVNSDATVTVDHSTWKNAVVYETYAGDELVRITMAGTGVKDNSSTKVFYPAGSNKIVAVAWDGTKTTVYQP; encoded by the coding sequence ATAAAAATTACTCCTAAAAGTGGTTCTGCTTCTTCTTATCAGTCGGGAGAAGAGATTGCAAAAGCTTTTGATGGAGATATGAGTACTATCTATCACTCAAGTTGGGGAAGTACAACATTCCCTGTTACTCTTCAATTTAATTTACCAGATAATTCAGATGTTGATTATCTTATATATCACCCAAGAAGCTCTGGACACAATGGTCTTTTCAAAGAAGCTGAAATATTTTACAAATTAGCAAGTGGAGATGAAGTATCTTATAAAACTATAGATTTTGGTGGTTCAAATTCAGCTACAAAAGTAAGCTTTCCAAGCACATTAACAAATGTTGAATACGTTAAGTTTGTTGTTAATTCAGGAGCTGGTGATGGTAAAGGTTTTGCAAGTTGTGCTGAAATGGAATTTTACCAATATAATCAAAACGATGTAGATCTTTCAGCTTATTTTGTTGATGATTTATATACTGATGTTAAACCAGGTATAACTTTAGAAAATGTAATGGCTGCTGATATACCATTATTCTTTAAGGTATTAGCAAAAGAACAACTTGAAGGTAATTATCCTCAAACAAGAATAAGAGAATACGAAGCTTATCGTCCTTATGGAGACTTACAAAAAGAATTCAAAACAAGTACTTACAACCAATACGAAAACCCAACAGGTATTTTTGCCGAAGCTGGTAAACAAATGGCTGTATTTGTTGCTGACACAAAAGACGAAAGCATTACAATTACTATAAGAGACTGGAATACTAATCAGCAAACAACTTATGCTTTGTCGACTGGTATCAACTTTATCACTCCTTCAATGAGTGGAAACTCGTATCTTAACTATTATACTTCTAATTACGAAACTGCCGAGCCTATTAAGATGCACATCTATGGAGGTAAAGACAATGGAGTTTTCTATGGTCAGGGTATTTCAACTAACGAAGATTGGAAGTCTTTATTAGCAAACGCTTCAAGTGATTACATTGATATGGTTGGTAAGAATGTAAACCTAGCTTATTACATACCCGAATTAAAGAAGCAATGTCCCGATACTGGCGTTGAACTTATAAATGTTTATGATGAAATGATAAGTCACCAATACGATTTAATGGGATTATACAAATATGAAAGAGTTCCTAAAAACCATATGTTTGGTAGAAATACTTTAGATGGATTTATGTCGGCTGGCGGTGTTGGTGCAAACTTCCAATATGGAACACTTAATACTATTGGAAATTTTGAGAAAATAGTAAAAGGTGGTAATAGCTGGGGAATAGCTCACGAGTTCGGTCACGTTAATCAAGTAAGACCAGGATTAAGATGGGTAGGAACTGTAGAATGTACAAACAATATTTATTCTTCTTATACTCAGTATATGTTACAGAAAAAATATTCTACATTTGATTTGCGTTTAGAGCACGAAAACTGTAGAGCTTTAGAGGGCGGAAGTAATGTGATAGGAGGGCGTTTTAATGCTCACTTAAATAATGGAGTATTGAAAGGCGAAAAATGGTTATACCAATGGGGACCTGACGGTGGTAGCGATCCTTTTGTTAAGTTAGTTCCTCTATGGCAATTAAATCTATACTTCAAAATAGCAGATACAGAATGGCGCAAAGAAGATTGGTATGGCGATATTTGTGAAGAAGTAAGACTACAAAGCGATGCTGGTTTGGTTAATGGCGATCACCAGATTAACTTTATGATGAGAGCTTGTAAATATACTCAAACAGACTTAACAGAGTTTTTCGAGAAAGCAGGTATGTTAAAACCTATCAGTGAAGTAATTGATGATTACGGTGAAAGTAGTCTTATTATAACAGAGGAAATGTGTCAAAAGGTAAAAGATTATGTTGCTGCAAATCCTACTTGGAAAAAACCTGCAGGGGTAATCAACTATATAAGCGGTATGACTGTGGGAATATATGAGACTAAAGCAGAAGTTACTGGTGTTCTTAATGAAGGAATAACTGTTAACTCAGATGCAACAGTAACTGTAGACCACTCAACTTGGAAAAACGCAGTAGTATACGAAACTTATGCAGGCGACGAACTTGTGCGTATAACTATGGCTGGAACAGGTGTGAAAGATAATTCTTCAACTAAAGTTTTCTATCCTGCAGGCTCTAACAAAATTGTAGCTGTAGCTTGGGACGGAACAAAAACTACTGTTTATCAACCATAA
- a CDS encoding ferrous iron transport protein B (product_source=KO:K04759; cath_funfam=3.40.50.300; cog=COG0370,COG1918; ko=KO:K04759; pfam=PF02421,PF04023,PF07664,PF07670,PF17910; smart=SM00899; superfamily=50037,52540; tigrfam=TIGR00437; transmembrane_helix_parts=Inside_1_406,TMhelix_407_429,Outside_430_463,TMhelix_464_486,Inside_487_506,TMhelix_507_529,Outside_530_543,TMhelix_544_566,Inside_567_570,TMhelix_571_593,Outside_594_634,TMhelix_635_652,Inside_653_773,TMhelix_774_796,Outside_797_805,TMhelix_806_828,Inside_829_832) translates to MIISDLCTLNKGKMRLSELKPGESGIITKVRGRGAFRKRIVEMGFVQGKKVEVITNAPLKDPTEYKVMDYEVSLRRSEAELIEVITNEEVKKELTDNNQPLTIDYEQLQTVAKERSKIINVALVGNPNSGKTSLFNIASGTHERVGNYSGVTVDAKKGKFKQNGYTFNIVDLPGAYSLTAYSPEELYVRKEILESHPDVIVNVVAASNLERNLYMTTQLIDMDAEVVIALNMYDELEKSGAKFDYEMLGEMIGCPIVPTVAKSNKGITELFDKVIEVYENKCSVSRHIHINYGEEVETGINHLRKLIKKENIIGSDTSPRYLSIQLLEKDKLTEDLIKQFPNSDKILKERDIHIKYIEDDYREDTETVFADARYGFIDGALKQTFTPGEKDSLKMTHIIDHIVTNQFWGYPIFILFMFLIFQATFFLGAYPMEWIEEGVTVLSNFVGNYMQDGPLKDLIADGIIGGVGSVIVFLPNIVILYFFISFMEDTGYMARAAFIMDKFMQKIGLHGKSFIPLVMGFGCNVPAIMSTRIIESRNVRLITMLINPLMSCSARLPVYLVLIGAFFPQHGGLLLFGLYITGIVLAILVSLLFKKLLIKGEDLPFVMELPPYRMPTTKAMVRHVWDKTSQYLQKMAGIILVASIIIWFLEYFPQNKERNDYYDAQITLLENNNADKNEISDMKHKKDEEQKEYSFIGRIGKTIEPVFRPLGFDWKVSASLLSGMAAKEIVVSTLGILYVGIDEQNETDDEDSPLLKQRLQTEKYADGSPVFTPLVALSLLLFTLIYFPCIATIAAIKNESGSWKWAFFTIFYTTALAWIVSFTVYQIGTLLN, encoded by the coding sequence AAGTTAGGGGACGCGGAGCCTTTCGTAAACGAATCGTAGAAATGGGATTTGTGCAAGGTAAAAAGGTGGAAGTTATTACAAATGCTCCACTTAAAGACCCTACTGAATATAAAGTAATGGATTATGAAGTTTCTCTTAGACGAAGTGAAGCCGAACTAATCGAGGTTATAACTAACGAAGAGGTTAAAAAAGAATTAACCGACAATAATCAGCCACTAACAATAGATTATGAGCAACTGCAAACAGTAGCTAAAGAACGGAGTAAAATAATAAATGTTGCTTTGGTTGGCAATCCTAATTCGGGTAAAACTTCTTTATTTAACATTGCGTCTGGAACTCACGAGCGTGTGGGAAACTATAGCGGAGTAACTGTTGATGCAAAAAAAGGTAAGTTTAAACAAAACGGATACACCTTTAATATTGTAGACTTGCCGGGAGCCTACTCTCTTACTGCCTACTCTCCCGAAGAGCTATATGTGCGCAAAGAAATACTTGAATCTCACCCCGATGTAATTGTTAATGTAGTTGCTGCCTCAAACTTAGAGCGCAATCTTTATATGACTACTCAGCTAATTGATATGGACGCAGAAGTAGTTATCGCTCTTAATATGTACGATGAGCTGGAGAAATCGGGAGCAAAATTCGACTATGAAATGCTCGGCGAAATGATTGGCTGCCCTATTGTTCCTACTGTTGCAAAATCTAACAAAGGTATTACCGAACTATTCGATAAGGTTATAGAGGTTTACGAAAATAAATGTTCTGTAAGTCGACATATACATATTAACTACGGCGAAGAGGTTGAAACGGGAATCAATCATCTAAGAAAATTAATTAAGAAGGAAAATATAATAGGTAGCGATACCTCACCCAGATACCTTAGTATTCAGTTGTTGGAGAAAGACAAGTTAACCGAAGATTTGATTAAACAATTTCCCAACAGCGACAAAATCCTTAAAGAGCGTGATATTCATATTAAATATATAGAAGACGACTATAGAGAAGATACCGAAACTGTGTTTGCCGATGCTCGATACGGATTTATCGATGGAGCATTAAAACAAACGTTTACTCCAGGCGAGAAGGATAGTCTTAAGATGACTCACATAATCGACCATATAGTAACGAATCAATTCTGGGGTTATCCCATATTCATACTATTTATGTTCTTGATATTTCAAGCTACATTCTTTTTGGGTGCTTATCCTATGGAATGGATAGAAGAAGGAGTTACAGTTTTAAGTAATTTTGTTGGGAATTATATGCAAGATGGACCTCTTAAAGACTTGATAGCCGATGGTATTATAGGAGGAGTGGGCAGCGTTATTGTTTTCTTACCCAACATTGTTATTCTATACTTTTTCATTTCCTTTATGGAAGATACTGGATATATGGCTCGGGCAGCCTTTATTATGGATAAGTTTATGCAAAAGATAGGCTTACACGGTAAATCGTTTATCCCTTTGGTTATGGGATTTGGTTGTAATGTGCCTGCAATTATGAGTACTCGTATTATCGAAAGTAGAAATGTGCGGCTTATTACTATGCTTATCAATCCTCTTATGTCGTGTTCGGCTCGTCTGCCTGTTTATCTTGTATTGATAGGAGCCTTCTTCCCTCAACACGGAGGTTTACTATTATTCGGACTTTACATAACAGGAATAGTATTAGCGATATTAGTATCTCTGCTCTTCAAAAAATTATTAATTAAAGGAGAAGATTTACCTTTCGTAATGGAGCTACCCCCCTATCGTATGCCTACTACAAAAGCTATGGTACGCCACGTATGGGATAAAACGTCTCAGTATTTACAGAAAATGGCAGGTATTATACTTGTTGCTTCAATTATTATATGGTTTTTAGAATACTTCCCTCAAAACAAAGAGCGAAATGATTATTACGACGCTCAAATCACCTTGTTGGAAAACAACAATGCCGACAAGAACGAGATTAGTGATATGAAACATAAAAAAGACGAAGAGCAAAAAGAATATTCTTTCATTGGTCGTATAGGGAAAACTATAGAGCCTGTATTTCGTCCTTTGGGTTTCGACTGGAAAGTTAGTGCAAGTTTACTTTCAGGAATGGCTGCCAAAGAGATTGTTGTTAGCACTTTGGGTATTTTGTATGTTGGTATTGACGAACAAAACGAAACAGATGACGAAGACAGTCCACTACTTAAACAGCGACTTCAAACCGAAAAATATGCCGATGGTTCGCCAGTGTTTACTCCTTTAGTAGCTTTAAGTTTATTACTGTTCACACTTATTTATTTCCCTTGTATTGCTACTATTGCGGCAATTAAAAATGAGTCGGGTTCGTGGAAATGGGCTTTCTTTACCATCTTCTACACCACTGCTCTTGCTTGGATAGTTAGTTTTACGGTATATCAGATTGGAACGTTACTGAACTAA